Below is a genomic region from Paenibacillus pabuli.
CTGATCCGCCAGTCGCATCATCCGTACTGCTGCCGCAACCCGCAAGTAATACCGATGTCATTGCCACTGCTGCCAAACCGCTAATCCACTTTTTCATCATGATCCTGAATTCCTCCTGAAATGTGTGATGTGTACTAAAAAAAAAACAAAAAGAAAAGCATTCTTGTAAGAACAAGAACACTTTTCTTCGTAAACAAAGGAAAGCGACACCCGCTGCCGGTACATCATTGGTTTCTGCTTCAGAATCAATCCGAAGACTAGACGCCATCATATGAAATTGTCAGGGACGATATAAACGAAACGCGAGCATGACCCGAATCGAACCAGTCGATCCACGTTATGCCTGTTCCAGAATGATATTCGTAATGGCCCACTGCGTGGACGCATCGTAATCCCTTAGTACAGCTTCAATTGGCAAACCCATGTGCTGCTCGAGCTTCTCCCGGAATTTCTTCTTATATAAGACAGACATGCGGAAGTCCACTTCCAGCTTTAAGCCGGGGGCCTCCCCTTCCAGGGCGTCAGAGCGTGGCGAACGTCGGTGCTTGGCAAAGAAGGTCACAATATTCTGATCCACGGTCACTCTCAGGAGAGTGGTACCGAAGCCGAATAGTTCCTTCGAAATTTCGTTGTAATACTGGCACATCTTTTTCTTGCTTTCATTACTGTCCAGCAGTTCCATGAATTCACCTTCATAATTTACTACCGTACATTCGACGTGTTAACACGTTTGATTATACATAAATATGAGGTGAGAGGCAACCCAAAAGATATACTTAACATGCAAATAACACATAAAAGCGAACGATGGCCAAAAAAACACTGAAATTCATATGCCAATTCTGCTGTATACGAAAACTCTCTACCTCATGACTTCCTATAATATTGTTGCTTAATAACTCATTTTTGATACACAAGTCACTCCATTTGGGAAATTACGGTTATTAATTTGGCTGTAAACATAGACAAAGTTCGGCACCAGCCGTTAAAATGAGACAAAATGTATGTGTTACTTAATATATGAAATTGGAGGCTCATCCCATGAAATGCCCAGTATGTAATCATGAAAATGGAAGTGCACATTACTGCGAGAGGTGTGGTACAGATCTGACTCAGTCCTCATCTTCCTCGACAGCTCCCCGTGACCACGAATCAGCAGCTGCTGCCGAATCGGAATATACACGTTGGTCCAGTACCCAAGCATCATCTTCTCCATCCGTCTCATCCCATACTCCATCGGCTCCAACACCTACTGAACAGGGATATGACACTTCACGCCCAAATAACCATTCGTCTGCTGGAGACAGTAACACGAACCAGTGGAATAATGTCATGCAAAATGAGAAAGTTCAGCAAGCCAAAGAAGTCAGTAAACAGTACTTATCCTATTTTCTTAGCATCCTAGCCCGTCCTTATCAGGCCATGAAAACCGTTGGCGAACAACATGCGCTGAACGGGTTGATTACGATGGCTCTCATCGCAATCCTGTCCTCTACATACTTTTTGCTTACCTTCAGCCGATTGGATATGGGAGGTTTATTCGTAGCCGGATTCATTCGCCCGCTGCTGTTTACCGTCATAATCCTGATTGTGGCCGTCGTACTGATCTACGCTGTATTGAAAATAGAGAAAGTCACGTTCCGTCCGAAAACGCTTGTGGCGCAGTATGGTACCCTACTCGTTCCGTCCGTTGCAGCCCTCGTACTCGCGAACCTGTTTATCTTTATTTCATATCCAATTGCGATCTTCCTTCTGGTTGTTTCTTATGTCATTGTTTTTGCAGGCTTGAATGCAGTGCTGTTCCAATATCCGCTTAATCGTACCAAGTCAGCCCTCGACAGCATGTATACAGTACTTATTGCCAACGTTGTTTTGCTCTATATTTTGTACCGTTTGCTCGCAGGCTCCATTATTGGAATTCTGGGCATGATGCTTTCGCCTTTTGGTCGTCTGTAAGCAGCACTTTATATTGAATTGACATTTCGGAAAGACTCCTCTGCATCGTTCAGAAGAGTCTTTTTTCGTTTCCCGATCCAGGATTGCACTGGCATCTTCGATACACTATAATGTGTAGTGCAAACCTTATGTTTGTATTTACGTACCGATGCACTTCACTATCTTCCTGATGACGGGTTCTTGGCGCAGCCTAACACTACGTATTGTAGTGAAATTAATGCTATTTCCATTTTAGAAAAGAAAGAAGAGGGTCAACCGATGAATCACGATATGAATCACATGCAAATGAACCACGAGGCAGGAACATCTTATCTGTGGCTCATTGTAGGGGCAGTCCTGCTGCTGCTATCCATCGTAGCTTATATCCTTGCTTCACGTACACAAGGCAAGGTACTAAGTCATATGAAGAAAGAGGAACGAGCCACCATCAAGAAGAAAAGCCGATCCATCCGGCTGGCTGCACACGCATTACTCGGTGTCTCCGTCATAATCCTTATTCTTTTCTTCACACAAGGCGCATTCGACAAATATGACGTGGCTGATCTTAACGCTAACGCCAACATTGAAGTCACGGATGACCCTTACTATGGTGCAGAGCATACGGAAGAGCCTATCGATTACGACATGGCCATTCCTACTTCAGGTCCCCATAATCCACATGATATCAAGTTTGGCTTTTACACCGATTTCCCGGGGTATCCTTATCTTGTTCACAATCTGGAGCATGGCGATATCATCATCTATTATCGTGAGAATGCCAGTGACGAGTTGAAGGAACACCTGAAATATCTGACCAAGTTCCGTGAGGCTGGATCCGGCATTCTTGCTGTACCCAACAAGGATATTCCAGAGGGCAGTGAAGTCGTCGTGACTGCCTGGACAAAAACGATGAAGCTGGACACCTTCGACGATGCCAAAGTCGGTACATTTATTAACCGGTATATTAACCAGGGACCCGAGAAAATCCCTCCTTCCATCCGCCAGGGTGGCGGCACCATGTAATCCTTGATGCTCCATTACCTTGCCAATCCAGTAATCACCGCATTACGCTATGGCATGCAGATACATTTTTTAAGACTGAATATAACAAAAAGCCGCACGGCAGAAACCCGGAGAAATCCCGGGCCATCTGCCTGCGGCTTTTTACGATCCTTTTATATAGAAGACAACGATCTGGTTGTCTGGATTAGTAGCGCTGCGGAGCAGCCTTTTTACCCAGATCGGTCATATACGTGAAGAATGCATCCGGATCCGTATCGTACACCAGTTGTACTGGACGTCCGTCTGCTTGCTCTACCGTACGTCCTTGGCTAGGACCATCCGGAATTACGATGCAATTCACGGTTTTCTTCTTCACGATATCTTCGCGCCCAACGGAAGCCGTTGTCAGCACGTCCCACAGATAATACGTGGAATTCGTTTCGCTATACACCAGTGGCGGGCATCCTGCATAACAGTTTCCGAGGAAATCCACACCTTCGAAGCGGCGCTCTGCTGCCCAGCGATTACGAACAGCAGGTGTAAGAGGTACTTTGTTCGTGCTTTCCAGTGCAACCAGGTCAATCTGGATGCCGCTCTCCCATACGCGATAAGCTGCTTCCGGATCCCAGAAGACGTTCCATTCGGCTGTACCGTCATGCTCAGGCTCTTCCACGTTTCCTTTTTCAAACGTACCGCCCATCCATACCAGCTTGTCGATTTTCTCTTCAATGTCTGGTGCTTCGTCAAGTGCACGTGCGAGGTCTGTAAGTGGGCCGGTAAACAGAAGAAGTGTTTTGCCTTCTGTGTTACGAACCTTCTCAATCAGGTGCTGGTGAGCCGGAACAGCTGACAATGGAGCTTCCATTTTGCCAGATTCGTTCAATATAGGCAGTGCATCTACATAAAAGGAGTGCAATCTCCACGCTGCAGGAAATGGATTCTTGCCTCTGGAATTGGATTTCGATACTTCTACGGAATATGTACCGAAGCGATCAATAATTTTACGGCTGGCATCTGTCGCTGGCTCCAGATATCCGTCTGCCGGAATAACCGATACACCTGTCACTTTTACATTGTCCATCTGCAGAAGCATAAACAGCGATACGAGGTCATCCACGCCGCCGTCATGGTTAAAATACACGTTAAGTTGGTTCGTCATTGCTTACTTTCATCCTTCCCCTGGTTGTCCCATTGATGTTCTTCCCATCCGTCAGCCCTCTGGACCAACGTTCCTTCTATTATGTCCCAAAACCCTGTTATACGTAAACCGTCCCCTCATAGTTGGCATAAAAATGCGGACAGTGCTTGTTGTCGCACTGCCCGCATCTTCCAAGTCCATGCCCTGCTCATCGAGCCTAGCATGAATGAATACATCCTGATTCTCAACTTCAGATTACATGGAGGACGTTTGCTTCTCGCCTGCTTCCTCGGCGACAGGCTTGTATTTGCCAGGCCAAAATGCCCATTTACCCAACAAGGCTGTAATGGCAGGCACCATGAACGGGCGAACAAGGAAAGTATCCAGCAGCACACCCGCTGCCGTAATAATCCCGAACTGCACCAGTACCTGAATAGGCAGTGTTGCCAGTACGGCAAATGTTCCTGCGAGTATCAGTCCGGCCGATGTAATGACCGATCCCGTTTCACCTACACCTTCCTTGATCGCTTGGCGAAGTGGCATCGTTTTGCGTTTCTGCCAGATGCTTGAGATCATGAAGATGTTATAGTCCTCACCCAGTGCGACCAGGAATACGAAGGAATACAGCGGAATCGCACCCTGAATTGCATCTGCACCAAGCCCATAATGGATGATGAGCCATCCAAGTCCAAGTGCCGAGAAGTAGGAGAGCACCACGGTGGCGATCAGATACACCGTAGCGACCACAGAGCGCAAGTATAACAAGAGCAGCAGCGTGATCATCCCAATGACAACCGGAATAATAATGCTTGCATCCCGTTCTCCGGCTACCTCGATGTCATATTGCTCTGCAGTCTGACCATCAATCCAGACATGACTGTCCACGCCCGTGATTCCTGCATCGGTCAATGCCTGCTCAGCTGTTGCCCGCAGGTCCGGAATATGCTGCATGGCCTCCATCGAGTATGGATTCAAGTTAAACTCGACATCATAGGCGGTGATGTTGGCATTATCAGCACCCTGCTGAGCTTCACCCACCTTGCTTACGTAATCCAATGCTTCGAGACGCTGCTTCAGATCGGTTTCCTTGCCCTCTGCATCAATAATGATCTTGGCTGGGGCCAATTCGCCTTCGGAGAACTGTTCCCCAATGACCGTAAACCCTTCACGAGAAGGTACATCTTCCGGGAAGGAAGACAGCAGGTCATACGTGAATTTGATCTGGCTGGAGAAGGCAGCAAGTCCACCGAGCAGTACCAGCGTAATGGCCAGTACAGTCCATGGCTTGGTGATGACGGTGCGGCCAATCCAGCTTTCCTTGATTTTGCGCGGAGCCGGAGCCGGTTTGCCTTTTTTCTTGGCGCGCTCCACTTCCATATCATGCGTACGCGGTACGAACGGGTAGAATGAACCCCGACCGAAGATTGCAAGCAGTGCCGGAACCAGCGTCAGGCTGGCAATAAACATGATGAAGATGGACAAACTGAATGGAACGGCAAAACGATGATATGCACCGTACTCAGCCAGCAGCAGCACCAGCAAGGCTGCAACGACTGTGAATCCACTCATGGCGATCGCACCGGATGATCCGGTAATGGCCTGGAACAATGCTTTCTTTTTATCCGGCTCATGGTACAGAATCTGACGGAATCTGGAGATCATAAACAGGCAGTAGTCCGTTCCTGCTCCGAACAATAATACGGTCATGATGGAGATGGACTGTGCATCAACCGTTATCCAGCCCTGATCCGCCATAAATCCAAGAATTGGACTTGTGACCATGTAGGCGAAGCCAACCGCAATAATGGGGATGATCGCCAGTACCGGGGAACGGTAGATCAGCAGCAGCAGTACCAAAACGAGAACCACTGTTGCAATCAACAGGGATACGTCTGCCGATGAGAAAAGTCCGCTTGCATCAATGGATATACCTACAGGTCCGGTGACCCGTGCGCTTAAGGTGTTGGCATCATCAATGGCTACGTCAAACGGGTTGGAGCCGAAAATGTCCTCCGTTTTCTGTTCAACTGCCTCTATGCCTTCCTGCAGCTGTTCAGAGTCTGCACCTTCATTGAAGAAAAGCGGCATAACCAGCGTACTTCCGTCTTCCGACAACTGGCCTTGAATTGCCTGTGGCGGTAATTGGTACAGCGGCACAACCGCTTGCTGCTGCTCTACCGGATCCTGATCCAACCGCTCGGTCAGCGCCTGAATCTGTTCAATCTGCTGATCCGTCAGCCCGCCGGCTTGATGCCATACAATTAATGCCGGGAGGCCTTCCCCGCCTGGAAATTCCCTCTGGGCAATCGCAGCTGCCTGTACCGATGGTTTGGAATCACTCAGGTCTTGTGCGTTATTTGTCTCGCGCTCGCCTACAGCTGGCCACAACACGCCGAGTACAACCGCAATAATAATCCATACTAACAGTGTAATCCATTTGGTTCGTTTGCCCGCAACCCAGCGGCCGTAGCCCGATCCTTCTTGCATCGTTTCTTCATCTCCTGTTCTGTTTCTATGAAACCGTATTGTATATGAATTGTAGAAATGAACCACGGGTCATAGTATAATCGAGTTAATTATATATACCGTAAGGTTAATATTGCAATACTAATTTTTTGAACACTTTATGCCAAGATAATTTTTATGTAAAGAGGTATGCCCCATGACTAAAAAAACGACGCCTTCCCGGTCACCAGGAAGACCGAAAGCAGGTACCGATCAGACATCGGTCCAGTCCAAAATACTGATGACTGCTTCGCAGTTATTCATGGAATACGGTTATGAACCCGTCTCCCTTCAGCAGATTGCCTCACTATGCCAAGTGACCAAGGCGTCCATCTATTACCACTTTTCCAGCAAACCCGAGCTCTTCACTGTTGCCATAACACGGATGATGGCCATGGGCAGGCAGCAGACGGCTCTACTTTTGGAAGAGCCCGGATCATTGCAGCAGCGGCTGGAGAATGTCGCTGCAGCCAAAATGCAGCAGTCTCATGTGGATACGGAGACAATGATGCGTGAAGCCGAATCCTATCTGAGTGCCGACCAGCTTGCTCAGATCCGTGAAGCCGAGACCCAGATCTTCGATGTTCTCGCTGCACATTTCAAACAGGAGATGGATAACGGTCATTTTCGGACTGCGAACCCTATGCTGCTCGCCCAGGCGTTTACATCCCTGCTCATGCTGGCGAACCGCGAGGATGTGCGCACGATGCATGGAAGCATTGGAGAGCTGGCGCATGAGCTGGTTGCTTTGTTTTTGAATGGGGCCGTTCAGCGAAAGTGAAGTATAATTAACTGAGAGATACTCATGTTCGTATCCATTAATTCGTACAGTCCATTTATAATGGCAGACCCTTTGTCATGCCCGAGGTTATGACTTTTTTAGGAGGTATCACTTATGTCCCAACCTACATCATCCCCGCGTGTTCCCCGTCTGCTGGAGACAGAACGCATCTATCTTCGTCCCTTCGAGACGACGGATGTCGATGACTACTTTCCTGGTCTGTTTGACCCTGAGATGCGTAGACTTACAGGAACACAGAACAGCTTTACCCGCACACAAGTGGAACGCTTTGTTGAGAACGCAGGTCAGGATGATTCGCGACTCATGCTGCTCATTGCCTTACAGGAAAATGACCAGCTCATCGGCGAGGTTGTCCTCATGGACATGCATGCCAAGAACCGCAGCGCACACCTGCGAATAGGAATCGATCGTGCAGAGCACCAAGGCAAGGGCTATGGCAGCGAGGCGCTGCTGTTGATGCTAGATTATGGTTTTGGCATCTGTAATCTGCACCGAATTGAGCTTGAAGTGTACGCCTTCAACGAGCGGGCCATTCAAACCTACGAGAAGCTGGGCTTCCGGCGCGAAGGGACACGAAGAGATGTATTGTATTACAATCATCAATATCACGATGCCATTCTGATGAGCATGCTGGAACATGAATTCCGTGAACGGCATACCACTAGTCAGATGACAAGCCCTACGGAGCAAGGTTGAATGTTCAAGAAAAAAAGAAACCGGAGACGTGCTTAGTACACATCCCCGGTCAAAAAAGTCAGATGACCCGCCAGCACCGACAGCTCGGCGGGTGTCTTCATGTACAATTCGCCATCCGTATCAGCAGGCATAGGAGCATCCGTCTCCAGAAACAGGGTTGATGCCTTGAAGTAACTGATACTTTCATTCTGAGGCTGCCACTCTCCCTCCGGTTTGTGGGACAAAATCTCTCGCAGCAGCGGGATACCCGTCTCATGAATAACGAGGATGTCCAGTTCACCGTCTTGCAGCGCATCTGGGGCAAAGGGCAGTGAATTCGTTCCAAGAAACCGTCCGTTAGCCGCATAGATCATGACGGCTTCGCCTTCCATCGTTTTGCCGTCCGCCTCCATCCGGTAATGAAAAGGCTCCGTATTGTTAATGGTCTGCAGCGTACTGATGAAATAACTCAGCTTGCCCAGCGTACCCTTCAGGTTGGAGTTAATATTCTGCGATGTATCACTGATTAATCCGATGCCAAAAAAGTTCGTGAATACCCGATCATTGGCCCGTCCCATGTCGATTGAAACAGCGTGACCTTCAAGCAGCTGACGTGCCGCAGTCTCCACATCCGGTGACAGTCCGAGTGAACGCGCAAAATCATTACACGTACCACCGGGCAAAATCGCAATCAGCGGCGGGTTCTGCAGACTCGCCAGTCCGTTCACGCATTCATGCACCGTACCGTCTCCACCCAAAATAAAAACGACATCGAACTGCTCCCCGCGTTCTCGGCACAAGGCTTCCCCCTCTCCGGGTTCATCCGTACGTACAACAACAAGCTCACGAACGGCAGGCGCAAGTACCCCGGTTGCAGTACCTACAGCATCCACACGACTCGCTTTTCCGGCATGATTGTGATGAATTAACAACGCTTTGTTAAATGTCATCGCTCTCTTCCTCCATTCTAATGCTTGTTTACCCTTTAGCCGCAAAGGTTGAAGCAGTAACGATACCTTTCGATGAGACGATTACTGAACAACTTGTAATGAACAGCCAACATACACACCATAATAACAGGTGTAAATATAACCGTGCCTGCATCGTAATCCCCTCACATCCGTAATAACTAGAAGACGTTCACGTTCATGGCAAACAGGTAATTCCCTTTTTTTACTAAACGCAAGAAAGAGAGAAAAGGTTACCCCATACGATATATTCCGCTCCACTGGAGAACGAGCCATTCAAAAGGAGCTAAATTGGTTATATCTTTACCATATACGAATGGAGGGATTCCCTATGATTCCGGCAACGTTGGAACAATTGGAGCAAGTCCGCAAGGAATGCCGCACTATGGTGCGCAAGAGAGCAACCGCATCTGCTGGTACTACGCTTGTCCCTTTACCCGGTACAGACGTACTGGCTGATGTGGGGATGCTGATGCAGCTATTGCCTGCCATTAACAATAAATTCGGATTATCGCAAAAACAGCTCGATGGGATGGACCCCGAGACCAAATCCATGATTTACGGATTCGTGGTGTCCATCGGAAGCAAAGTGATCGGACGCATGGTAACGAAGGAACTTGTCGTCCAGGTGCTGAAACGGGTCGGGATCCGCGTAGCCACCAAATCCGTTGCCAAGTTCGTCCCGCTTGCAGGCCAAGGTCTTGCCGCGGCTCTCAGCTTCACGGCCATGCGTTATGTGGGTAACAAACATGTCGATGACTGTTATGAGGTCGTGAAACGCATGATCGAACAGCGGGAGCGGATTCCGGGTGAACCCATTCCTTCTGCTCTTCAAGAAGCGAGCACGGACGCGAAGCTGGAAGTGAAGTCGGATTCCATTGATGCCGCAGATCAAGCAGCTGTGGTGGAATCCAAAGACAAGTAATTCAATTCAACCTTGCGGCAAAAATGATAATCTACAACAAATAAGCCGGGGCTCCCATCAGGGAGTCCCGGCTTAATTTATATTATTTTATGCAATCCTTCTAATCAGATCGCCTGCGGCTGCTGCTCTGCAAACTGGCTGTTGTACAGATCTGCATAAAATCCTTGCTGTGCCATCAATTCCTCATGATTGCCCTGTTCGATCACATTACCGTGATCCATGACGAGGATGAGATCCGCGCCTCGAATCGTGGACAAACGGTGTGCAATAACGAAGCTGGTACGATCCTTCATGAGATCATTCATCGCTTTCTGAATAAATACCTCGGTCCGTGTATCGACGCTGCTCGTTGCTTCATCCAAAATAAGAATGGACGGGTTCGCCAATATGGCTCTGGCAATCGTCAGAAGCTGTTTCTGTCCCTGAGAGATATTCGATGCTTCTTCGTTCAGCACCGTATCATAACCATCAGGCAGCGTACGGATAAAGTGATCGGCATGCGCCGCATCTGCTGCCGTAATCACTTCCGCTTCGGTTGCCCCCTCACGTCCATAAGCGATGTTGTCCCGAATGGTTCCGTTAAACAGCCATGTATCCTGAAGCACCATTCCGAACAGACTGCGCAGCTTGCCGCGTTCCATGTCCCGGATATCGATACCGTCGATCGTAATTTGGCCTTCCTGAATTTCATAGAAACGCATCAACAAGTTAATCAGTGTCGTCTTACCGGCTCCAGTTGGTCCTACAATGGCTACGGTCTGACCCGGTTTTACATCAATATTCATATTTTTGATAAGCAGTTCATCCGTTTTATATCCAAAATTAACGCCTTGGAACGCAACCGCTCCTTTAGGCTGTTTTAATTGTACTGGCTGGTTGGACTCAGGAACCTCTTCCTCTTCATCCAGCAGCTCAAATACCCGTTCCGCCGAAGCGATGGTGGATTGAATGATATTGGAGATGTTCGCAATCTGGTTAATCGGCTGTGTAAATTGACGAGAGTACTGCGTAAACGCCAGAATATCCCCGATCGAGATGGCCCCGCGCGTAACAAAGATCCCGCCGACCACACAGATCAGAACATAACCCAGGTTACCAACAAAGCTCATGAGCGGCATGATGATCCCTGAGATAAATTGGGCCTTCCAGCCGGATTCATACAGCT
It encodes:
- a CDS encoding MMPL family transporter, whose product is MQEGSGYGRWVAGKRTKWITLLVWIIIAVVLGVLWPAVGERETNNAQDLSDSKPSVQAAAIAQREFPGGEGLPALIVWHQAGGLTDQQIEQIQALTERLDQDPVEQQQAVVPLYQLPPQAIQGQLSEDGSTLVMPLFFNEGADSEQLQEGIEAVEQKTEDIFGSNPFDVAIDDANTLSARVTGPVGISIDASGLFSSADVSLLIATVVLVLVLLLLIYRSPVLAIIPIIAVGFAYMVTSPILGFMADQGWITVDAQSISIMTVLLFGAGTDYCLFMISRFRQILYHEPDKKKALFQAITGSSGAIAMSGFTVVAALLVLLLAEYGAYHRFAVPFSLSIFIMFIASLTLVPALLAIFGRGSFYPFVPRTHDMEVERAKKKGKPAPAPRKIKESWIGRTVITKPWTVLAITLVLLGGLAAFSSQIKFTYDLLSSFPEDVPSREGFTVIGEQFSEGELAPAKIIIDAEGKETDLKQRLEALDYVSKVGEAQQGADNANITAYDVEFNLNPYSMEAMQHIPDLRATAEQALTDAGITGVDSHVWIDGQTAEQYDIEVAGERDASIIIPVVIGMITLLLLLYLRSVVATVYLIATVVLSYFSALGLGWLIIHYGLGADAIQGAIPLYSFVFLVALGEDYNIFMISSIWQKRKTMPLRQAIKEGVGETGSVITSAGLILAGTFAVLATLPIQVLVQFGIITAAGVLLDTFLVRPFMVPAITALLGKWAFWPGKYKPVAEEAGEKQTSSM
- a CDS encoding diacylglycerol/lipid kinase family protein — its product is MTFNKALLIHHNHAGKASRVDAVGTATGVLAPAVRELVVVRTDEPGEGEALCRERGEQFDVVFILGGDGTVHECVNGLASLQNPPLIAILPGGTCNDFARSLGLSPDVETAARQLLEGHAVSIDMGRANDRVFTNFFGIGLISDTSQNINSNLKGTLGKLSYFISTLQTINNTEPFHYRMEADGKTMEGEAVMIYAANGRFLGTNSLPFAPDALQDGELDILVIHETGIPLLREILSHKPEGEWQPQNESISYFKASTLFLETDAPMPADTDGELYMKTPAELSVLAGHLTFLTGDVY
- a CDS encoding ABC transporter ATP-binding protein, which translates into the protein MSERTEHKSRAPRSGGPGHPGGGMGMRPPGEKPKDFKGTLRRLIQYLQPHRYRLLGVLVAAILSTVFSIISPKVMAEGTDILSQGAIAILQGIQGAGIDFSALMKVLYLLLGLYLFSAAFMYIQQYLMAGVAQRVVYDMREQISAKVGRLPLKYFDSRTHGETLSRATNDVDNISNTLQQSLAQFITSVVTIVGVIIMMLTISPWMTLITILTLPLSVIVVMLVASRSQKHFAGQQKSLGELNGHVEEMYTGHKVVKAFGREEQSVQQFEKVNEELYESGWKAQFISGIIMPLMSFVGNLGYVLICVVGGIFVTRGAISIGDILAFTQYSRQFTQPINQIANISNIIQSTIASAERVFELLDEEEEVPESNQPVQLKQPKGAVAFQGVNFGYKTDELLIKNMNIDVKPGQTVAIVGPTGAGKTTLINLLMRFYEIQEGQITIDGIDIRDMERGKLRSLFGMVLQDTWLFNGTIRDNIAYGREGATEAEVITAADAAHADHFIRTLPDGYDTVLNEEASNISQGQKQLLTIARAILANPSILILDEATSSVDTRTEVFIQKAMNDLMKDRTSFVIAHRLSTIRGADLILVMDHGNVIEQGNHEELMAQQGFYADLYNSQFAEQQPQAI
- a CDS encoding Na-translocating system protein MpsC family protein, giving the protein MELLDSNESKKKMCQYYNEISKELFGFGTTLLRVTVDQNIVTFFAKHRRSPRSDALEGEAPGLKLEVDFRMSVLYKKKFREKLEQHMGLPIEAVLRDYDASTQWAITNIILEQA
- a CDS encoding GNAT family N-acetyltransferase; amino-acid sequence: MSQPTSSPRVPRLLETERIYLRPFETTDVDDYFPGLFDPEMRRLTGTQNSFTRTQVERFVENAGQDDSRLMLLIALQENDQLIGEVVLMDMHAKNRSAHLRIGIDRAEHQGKGYGSEALLLMLDYGFGICNLHRIELEVYAFNERAIQTYEKLGFRREGTRRDVLYYNHQYHDAILMSMLEHEFRERHTTSQMTSPTEQG
- a CDS encoding TetR/AcrR family transcriptional regulator, coding for MTKKTTPSRSPGRPKAGTDQTSVQSKILMTASQLFMEYGYEPVSLQQIASLCQVTKASIYYHFSSKPELFTVAITRMMAMGRQQTALLLEEPGSLQQRLENVAAAKMQQSHVDTETMMREAESYLSADQLAQIREAETQIFDVLAAHFKQEMDNGHFRTANPMLLAQAFTSLLMLANREDVRTMHGSIGELAHELVALFLNGAVQRK
- a CDS encoding nucleoside hydrolase; the protein is MTNQLNVYFNHDGGVDDLVSLFMLLQMDNVKVTGVSVIPADGYLEPATDASRKIIDRFGTYSVEVSKSNSRGKNPFPAAWRLHSFYVDALPILNESGKMEAPLSAVPAHQHLIEKVRNTEGKTLLLFTGPLTDLARALDEAPDIEEKIDKLVWMGGTFEKGNVEEPEHDGTAEWNVFWDPEAAYRVWESGIQIDLVALESTNKVPLTPAVRNRWAAERRFEGVDFLGNCYAGCPPLVYSETNSTYYLWDVLTTASVGREDIVKKKTVNCIVIPDGPSQGRTVEQADGRPVQLVYDTDPDAFFTYMTDLGKKAAPQRY
- a CDS encoding DUF3105 domain-containing protein, which gives rise to MNHDMNHMQMNHEAGTSYLWLIVGAVLLLLSIVAYILASRTQGKVLSHMKKEERATIKKKSRSIRLAAHALLGVSVIILILFFTQGAFDKYDVADLNANANIEVTDDPYYGAEHTEEPIDYDMAIPTSGPHNPHDIKFGFYTDFPGYPYLVHNLEHGDIIIYYRENASDELKEHLKYLTKFREAGSGILAVPNKDIPEGSEVVVTAWTKTMKLDTFDDAKVGTFINRYINQGPEKIPPSIRQGGGTM